In one Cydia strobilella chromosome 25, ilCydStro3.1, whole genome shotgun sequence genomic region, the following are encoded:
- the LOC134752610 gene encoding craniofacial development protein 2-like, which produces MRPNHNKIKRTNARASPSSDGYYGYAANARASPRSDENPDHRLAVPLFELRIATWNIGTMTGRSAELSAILERRRINLCCVQETKWKGAKSRQIGKGFKLIYNGIENTKNGVGIVLDKYLSENVVEINRISDRIMSVKIALEKQPCLNVLSVYAPQVNCQEAEKQQFWEDLHDLLKTLPATEQKVVCGDLNGHVGKDRDGFEGYHGGFGFGRQNSEGATIMEFAASQNLAVVNTFFQKKEEHLITYKSGRAKTQIDYILIDKQNLKQIKDCKIIPGEPLTSQHRLLLAALKLRKPVKIIRPKVENIKWHELKTEKGNSLRKKIANFMCEHPPRDNTPTEIWKKFENHCVNAAKLELGTSKGALHNTKDTKWWNTQAKDSVSEKKRLFKIWQKSGSPEDKELYQSAKKTARRTVATEKERANIDLYQRLELATDTDVYKIAKHRYNDCKDFRITKYIKNEEGLLLTDNADICKRWHRL; this is translated from the coding sequence atGAGGCCAAACCACAATAAAATAAAGAGAACTAATGCTAGGGCGTCCCCCTCAAGCGACGGGTACTATGGATATGCTGCAAATGCTAGGGCGTCCCCCAGAAGCGACGAAAACCCGGATCACCGACTCGCTGTACCACTGTTCGAATTACGCATAGCTACTTGGAACATTGGTACAATGACAGGACGCAGTGCCGAACTAAGTGCAATTTTAGAACGACGTCGCATAAACCTATGCTGTGTGCAGGAAACAAAGTGGAAGGGCGCCAAATCACGGCAAATCGGAAAAGGTTTCAAACTCATTTACAACGGTATAGAAAACACCAAGAATGGTGTTGGAATAGTATTAGACAAATACCTTAGTGAGAACGTTGTAGAAATCAATAGAATTAGTGACCGCATCATGTCCGTGAAGATCGCATTAGAAAAACAACCATGCCTTAACGTCCTTTCCGTCTATGCACCACAAGTTAACTGCCAAGAAGCCGAAAAACAGCAATTCTGGGAAGACCTCCATGATCTGTTAAAAACACTGCCGGCAACAGAGCAAAAAGTGGTATGTGGTGATTTGAATGGCCATGTGGGAAAAGACAGGGACGGTTTCGAAGGTTATCATGGTGGCTTTGGTTTCGGCCGACAAAACAGTGAAGGCGCTACTATTATGGAATTTGCTGCCTCCCAAAATCTTGCAGTTGTTAATACCTTCTTTCAAAAGAAGGAAGAACATTTGATCACATATAAGAGTGGAAGGGCAAAGACGCAGATAGActatattttgattgataaaCAAAACCTAAAACAAATCAAAGACTGCAAGATAATTCCGGGGGAACCCCTCACTTCCCAACACAGGCTACTATTAGCGGCTCTAAAACTTAGAAAACCTGTTAAAATTATAAGACCTAAAGTGGAAAATATAAAGTGGCATGAGCTTAAAACGGAAAAGGGGAACTCTCTACGGAAAAAGATAGCGAATTTTATGTGCGAACACCCCCCAAGAGATAACACTCCTACAGAAATCTGGAAGAAATTTGAAAATCACTGTGTCAATGCAGCAAAGCTAGAGCTAGGAACTAGTAAAGGAGCCCTACACAATACGAAAGATACTAAATGGTGGAACACTCAGGCCAAAGACAGTGTTTCTGAAAAGAAACGTCTATTTAAAATTTGGCAGAAATCTGGTTCGCCGGAAGATAAAGAGCTGTATCAATCTGCAAAGAAAACTGCCAGAAGAACGGTAGCAACTGAAAAGGAAAGAGCTAACATCGATCTATACCAACGCCTGGAACTAGCAACTGACACTGACGTATACAAAATAGCTAAACATAGATATAACGATTGCAAAGACTTCAGAAttacaaaatacattaaaaacgaAGAAGGGCTGCTACTTACAGACAACGCGGACATATGTAAAAGGTGGCATAGGCTTTAA